A stretch of Oscillospiraceae bacterium DNA encodes these proteins:
- a CDS encoding 3-hydroxyacyl-ACP dehydratase FabZ family protein, protein MTQEEIKKVLPHRNGMLLIDEAEEIDGVSHAKKRIRPDEWFLQGHFPGDPVVPGVILCEILAQSSCVLLAPGGRTLLTGLDKVRFKNVVKPGDLFETECKITRAKPPFYWASGKGYVDGKLCVSAEFSFALIGEKSDV, encoded by the coding sequence ATGACGCAAGAAGAGATTAAAAAAGTATTGCCCCACCGCAACGGAATGCTGCTGATCGACGAGGCCGAGGAGATCGACGGCGTCTCGCACGCCAAAAAGCGCATCCGGCCCGACGAGTGGTTTTTGCAGGGGCATTTTCCGGGCGACCCGGTGGTGCCGGGCGTGATTTTGTGCGAGATTCTGGCACAGTCCTCCTGCGTATTGCTGGCCCCCGGAGGCCGCACGCTGCTGACCGGGCTCGACAAGGTACGGTTTAAAAACGTCGTCAAACCCGGCGACCTGTTTGAGACCGAATGCAAAATCACCAGAGCGAAGCCGCCGTTTTACTGGGCGTCGGGCAAAGGATATGTGGACGGGAAACTCTGCGTGAGCGCCGAGTTTTCGTTCGCGCTGATCGGTGAGAAAAGCGATGTTTAA